From one Anaerococcus prevotii DSM 20548 genomic stretch:
- a CDS encoding endonuclease MutS2 codes for MQEKSLKVLEYDKILERLAGCARSNLVKDQILKLRPYDDINYIREELYETSAMVDVIRKNGNIDLFGLYDLTEIVAYIRKNGILDPGELLKVLDLLRVSEYLKDYGKNIEDRKIGDIFSRISINDFLKNEIDRSIINEEEIADSASSTLRNIRRQKQRKEADIRIKLNSYITNSKYDDALQDKVVSVRDGRYVVPVKTNKRALIGGIVHDKSSSGNTLFIEPGAIVELNNQLRDLEIKEEDEIRRILDRLSRLAQGFDVELLENQKLIARIDFLQAKSRFAIENEYSLPIITDEKKVDLKSARHPLLPGKVVPIDVRIGGDYTTLIITGPNTGGKTVSLKTVGLISAMAQTALFIPAYEGSKLCVFDDIFLDIGDTQSIEMSLSTFSASLTNIVDILKNSTENSLVLLDEIGSGTDPVEGAALAISILNSLTQKKVMTFSTTHYSELKYYAVETSGVMNASVEFDVDTLSPTYKLEIGTPGKSNAFEISKRLGLPYEILNNAKNLIGDDTKNINKILAEIEEDKKEIEDKNKEIESYKREIAKIRNELKEKSKRLDQKEEDILREAEDKANSILDKANKRSQDMLKEAKKMRNANTSDIDRSLNKIRHEYKEGRIERKGEGLYTKESKNAPDSLKVGDTVLIAGLNEKAEVIEAPDKKGNIKVQMGILKMDSNIKNVSKIKGDNQTEKNIRKVYNTKKAMNISPTLDLRGQRYDEAMRNLDKYLDDAMLAGLSKAKIIHGKGTGALIKGVGEILEGDKRIEDYRFGDDKEGGYGVTIVKFG; via the coding sequence ATGCAAGAAAAAAGCTTAAAGGTTTTAGAATATGACAAGATTCTAGAAAGACTTGCTGGATGTGCGAGGTCAAATCTTGTAAAGGATCAGATCCTAAAGCTAAGACCTTATGATGATATAAATTATATAAGAGAAGAGCTTTACGAGACTTCTGCTATGGTCGATGTGATTAGGAAAAATGGAAACATAGATCTATTTGGTCTCTATGATCTTACAGAAATTGTTGCCTATATTAGAAAAAATGGCATACTCGATCCAGGAGAGCTCTTAAAAGTCCTTGACCTACTAAGGGTGAGTGAATATTTAAAAGATTATGGGAAAAATATCGAAGATAGGAAGATAGGAGATATTTTTTCTAGAATCTCAATCAATGATTTTCTCAAAAACGAAATCGATAGGTCTATAATAAACGAGGAGGAAATAGCAGATTCTGCCTCATCTACCCTTAGAAATATCAGACGTCAAAAGCAAAGGAAGGAAGCTGATATAAGGATTAAGCTAAATTCATATATCACAAATTCCAAATACGATGACGCCCTACAAGATAAGGTAGTATCAGTAAGAGATGGAAGATATGTAGTTCCTGTAAAGACTAATAAGCGTGCCTTGATCGGGGGAATCGTCCATGACAAGTCATCTTCTGGGAACACTCTTTTTATAGAACCAGGCGCCATAGTAGAGCTTAACAACCAGCTTAGAGATCTAGAGATTAAGGAAGAAGATGAAATCAGGAGAATTCTCGATAGACTTTCTAGACTTGCCCAAGGATTCGATGTAGAGCTACTAGAAAATCAGAAGTTGATAGCAAGGATTGATTTCCTCCAAGCAAAATCTAGATTTGCCATAGAAAATGAGTATAGCCTTCCTATAATTACAGATGAAAAGAAAGTCGACTTAAAATCAGCAAGACATCCCCTCCTTCCTGGTAAGGTTGTGCCAATCGATGTAAGAATTGGAGGAGACTATACTACTTTAATAATCACAGGGCCAAATACTGGAGGTAAGACTGTAAGTCTAAAGACTGTAGGACTAATAAGTGCAATGGCTCAGACAGCCCTTTTCATACCAGCCTACGAGGGAAGTAAGCTTTGTGTATTCGATGATATTTTCCTAGACATAGGAGATACCCAGTCTATAGAGATGAGTCTATCGACTTTTTCAGCATCTTTGACTAATATCGTCGATATATTGAAAAACTCTACGGAAAATTCCTTGGTTCTCTTAGATGAGATTGGTTCAGGAACAGATCCGGTAGAAGGAGCAGCCCTTGCTATTTCTATCCTTAATTCCTTGACCCAAAAGAAAGTCATGACCTTTTCTACAACCCATTACAGCGAGTTAAAATACTATGCTGTAGAGACTTCTGGTGTTATGAATGCATCTGTAGAATTTGATGTCGATACACTTTCTCCAACCTACAAGCTTGAAATAGGGACTCCAGGTAAGTCCAACGCCTTCGAGATTTCCAAAAGACTTGGTCTTCCTTACGAGATTTTAAACAATGCCAAAAATCTTATAGGAGATGATACCAAAAATATCAACAAAATCCTTGCAGAAATCGAAGAAGATAAGAAGGAAATTGAAGATAAGAATAAGGAAATAGAAAGCTATAAGAGAGAAATAGCTAAAATAAGAAATGAGCTTAAGGAAAAATCCAAAAGACTTGATCAGAAGGAAGAAGATATCTTAAGAGAGGCCGAAGATAAGGCTAACAGCATCCTAGATAAGGCAAATAAGAGAAGTCAAGACATGCTAAAAGAAGCCAAGAAGATGAGAAATGCCAATACTTCCGACATAGATAGGTCTCTAAACAAAATTAGGCATGAATACAAAGAAGGAAGAATAGAAAGAAAAGGGGAAGGCCTTTACACCAAAGAGTCTAAGAATGCACCAGATAGTCTAAAGGTGGGGGACACTGTTCTAATAGCAGGACTTAACGAAAAGGCAGAAGTAATCGAAGCTCCTGATAAGAAGGGTAATATCAAGGTACAAATGGGAATTCTTAAGATGGATTCTAATATCAAAAACGTAAGTAAGATTAAAGGCGACAATCAAACAGAAAAAAACATCAGAAAAGTGTATAATACTAAAAAAGCCATGAATATCTCGCCAACCCTAGACCTTAGGGGACAAAGATATGACGAGGCTATGAGAAATCTAGATAAATACCTTGATGATGCAATGCTTGCAGGTCTTTCTAAGGCCAAGATCATTCATGGAAAAGGAACTGGCGCCCTAATCAAGGGAGTCGGAGAAATTCTAGAAGGTGATAAGAGAATTGAAGATTACCGTTTCGGCGATGACAAAGAAGGCGGATACGGTGTTACTATAGTGAAATTTGGATAG
- the pheT gene encoding phenylalanine--tRNA ligase subunit beta, translating into MLVPLIWQKDYIKIDKDLKTITDRLSETGSHVEEVTIHTSDLDGILVGKVTEQVKHVEADRLQVLTIDIGKDEPITIITNAKNTKKGDYLPVITSGTKLDDGTVIEDHDFFGIVSQGMLTAYSELGYEDSVIPKELREGVIVFEGEYEPGTPLSQVIHSNSPVIEYEITPNRPDCLSIIGMARETAASFGEKITYPSLDFKENDEDIKDYSNGVSIESDKCNRFVARVAKNVEVKRSPQWLQNYLMLAGMRPINNIVDITNFVMLETGQPLHAYDLDKLADQKIIVRDAREGEILKTLDGVDRKLDPSMLVIADGKEAIGLAGLMGGMDSEVTKDTKNILLEAANFDQANIRKSSKTLGLRSEASSRFEKGVPVEMADFASRRAMKLIDELAIGEVVGGSIDEGIKEREEMKVDLRLERLNMLTGVDFDLDTAIRNLELLEFEVEKLDDKRLRVRVPYFRSDVTIEADLIEEVVRLYGMGNIENAPLVSSLQRGERSKRRLLRDELCSKLVGQKFSELATYSFISPREYDRLGVDKDSNLRDYIKLINPLGEDYSVMRTSQVPSMLDVIAKNIKYGQKDMRFFELDRTFEKTSDKLPKENITLTMGLYGDYSFYDLKDFFTLSMGEVGFTGFTFKANENIYAFHAGRCADIFYEGDHVGIMGEISYEVRDEYEIDKGALILEINLAKIEDKRIIDRKYKQIAKFPAIERDYSFVCDRNLESELIENTIRENGSGLVDKISLFDIYTGEHIEEDKKSISYKVLYRAKDRTLKDKDIAGIEKKILECLAKEDIELRS; encoded by the coding sequence ATGTTAGTACCTTTAATATGGCAAAAAGATTATATAAAAATTGATAAAGACCTTAAGACAATTACTGATAGGCTTTCAGAGACAGGATCGCACGTAGAAGAAGTTACAATTCACACATCTGATCTTGATGGAATCCTTGTAGGAAAAGTTACTGAGCAAGTAAAACATGTGGAGGCTGATAGACTCCAAGTTCTCACCATAGATATTGGAAAAGATGAACCAATCACTATTATAACCAATGCCAAAAACACCAAGAAGGGCGACTACCTTCCAGTTATCACATCAGGAACGAAACTAGATGATGGAACAGTAATTGAAGACCATGACTTTTTTGGAATCGTAAGCCAAGGTATGCTTACAGCCTATAGCGAGCTAGGCTATGAAGATTCTGTAATTCCAAAGGAACTCAGGGAGGGAGTTATAGTTTTTGAGGGAGAATATGAGCCAGGAACTCCCCTAAGTCAGGTAATTCACTCAAACAGCCCAGTTATAGAATACGAGATAACCCCAAACAGACCAGACTGCCTTTCAATAATCGGCATGGCAAGAGAAACTGCTGCAAGTTTTGGAGAAAAAATCACCTATCCAAGTCTCGACTTTAAGGAAAATGATGAGGACATAAAAGACTATTCTAATGGAGTTTCTATTGAAAGTGATAAGTGTAATCGCTTTGTAGCAAGAGTTGCCAAAAATGTCGAAGTCAAAAGATCTCCTCAATGGCTACAAAACTACCTTATGCTTGCAGGTATGAGACCAATAAATAATATAGTAGACATTACAAACTTCGTAATGCTTGAAACTGGTCAACCCCTCCACGCCTACGACCTAGACAAATTAGCTGATCAAAAAATTATAGTAAGAGATGCCAGGGAAGGAGAAATCCTAAAGACTCTTGATGGAGTGGACAGGAAGCTCGATCCTTCAATGCTAGTAATAGCTGATGGCAAGGAAGCAATCGGCCTTGCAGGTCTTATGGGGGGAATGGATTCTGAAGTAACAAAGGATACCAAAAACATCCTCCTTGAGGCTGCAAACTTCGATCAAGCAAATATAAGAAAGTCCTCCAAAACCTTAGGTCTTAGGAGTGAAGCAAGCTCTAGATTTGAAAAGGGTGTTCCAGTAGAGATGGCAGACTTTGCTTCAAGAAGGGCAATGAAGCTAATCGACGAACTTGCTATAGGAGAAGTTGTCGGAGGCTCAATCGATGAAGGCATAAAAGAAAGAGAAGAGATGAAGGTAGATCTTAGACTAGAAAGACTAAACATGCTAACAGGTGTGGACTTTGACCTAGATACTGCTATAAGAAACCTTGAGCTTCTAGAATTTGAAGTAGAAAAGCTAGATGATAAAAGGCTTAGGGTAAGAGTTCCTTACTTTAGAAGTGATGTCACTATAGAAGCAGACCTAATAGAGGAAGTTGTTAGACTTTATGGAATGGGAAATATCGAAAATGCTCCTCTAGTATCATCCCTTCAAAGAGGAGAAAGATCTAAGAGAAGACTTCTAAGAGATGAGCTTTGCAGTAAGCTTGTTGGACAAAAATTCTCAGAGCTTGCAACCTATTCATTCATCTCCCCAAGAGAATATGACAGATTAGGTGTAGATAAGGATTCTAATCTTCGCGATTATATCAAGCTAATAAATCCACTCGGAGAAGACTATTCTGTAATGAGAACTAGTCAAGTTCCATCTATGCTAGATGTAATTGCTAAAAATATCAAATACGGTCAAAAGGACATGAGGTTTTTCGAATTAGACAGGACCTTCGAGAAAACTTCAGATAAGCTTCCAAAGGAAAATATAACCCTAACCATGGGCCTATATGGAGATTATTCCTTCTACGACCTTAAGGATTTCTTTACCCTATCCATGGGAGAGGTTGGATTTACTGGCTTTACATTTAAGGCAAACGAGAATATCTACGCCTTCCACGCAGGCCGCTGTGCAGATATCTTCTATGAAGGAGACCATGTGGGTATAATGGGTGAGATTTCCTACGAAGTTCGTGATGAATATGAGATAGATAAGGGAGCCTTAATCCTTGAGATAAATCTTGCTAAGATTGAAGATAAGAGAATAATTGATAGAAAATATAAACAAATAGCAAAATTCCCTGCTATAGAAAGAGACTATTCATTTGTATGCGACAGAAATCTTGAGTCAGAATTAATAGAAAATACTATAAGAGAAAATGGATCTGGCCTTGTAGATAAGATCAGCCTATTTGACATTTATACAGGAGAGCATATAGAAGAAGATAAGAAGTCAATTTCTTATAAGGTTTTATACAGGGCTAAGGATAGGACCCTAAAGGATAAGGATATAGCAGGAATAGAGAAGAAAATCCTCGAATGTTTAGCTAAAGAGGACATTGAATTACGTAGTTAG
- a CDS encoding tetratricopeptide repeat protein, with protein sequence MRLDDYFRKYVDKLGYIELKENASYEKLKDLPLPIYLKDMKEGLENGDMANRINLDLILQGMLINIGADKDFLHNYEYINVLNHYLKEVSEYASQKAISIMEEDYDKALVLLRGAYIIDPEEKFTAYNYARLLWPKAYEEDIKEKDDFVREALRILQEIIGKDDDFAIGYYELGNIYANLGEYLKARNYYNKALSKTSSAIAQDEVRDRLREINDNADIEEALYFIGKSNYNEAIIKLTEILSKHKRADAYYYLGVAYQNLGQYENSIMAFSNSLSEGAEFRELYNDYAISLYLNKEIEKALTIIRQGLKKYPEDPRLSYNKIQINISLGNMAEAKKDIDNLLTFDDLTDEIIENLAIMKEQFHL encoded by the coding sequence TTGAGATTAGACGATTACTTTAGAAAATATGTTGACAAACTCGGATATATAGAATTAAAAGAAAATGCTAGCTACGAAAAACTAAAAGACCTACCTCTACCAATTTATCTTAAGGATATGAAAGAAGGACTCGAAAATGGAGATATGGCCAACAGAATAAACTTAGACCTAATCCTACAAGGGATGCTAATTAATATCGGAGCTGACAAGGACTTCCTTCATAATTACGAATATATCAATGTTTTAAACCATTATCTTAAAGAAGTAAGTGAATATGCTTCACAAAAAGCTATATCAATTATGGAAGAAGACTACGATAAGGCCCTAGTTCTACTAAGAGGTGCCTATATCATAGATCCAGAAGAAAAGTTTACCGCCTACAATTATGCAAGACTCTTATGGCCAAAAGCTTACGAGGAAGATATCAAGGAAAAAGATGACTTCGTAAGAGAGGCTTTAAGGATCCTCCAAGAAATAATTGGAAAAGATGATGATTTTGCCATAGGATACTATGAATTAGGAAATATTTATGCCAATTTAGGAGAATACTTAAAAGCGAGGAACTATTACAACAAGGCTTTAAGTAAAACTAGCTCAGCCATAGCCCAGGATGAGGTAAGAGATAGACTAAGAGAGATAAATGATAATGCAGATATAGAAGAAGCCCTTTACTTTATAGGGAAAAGTAACTACAACGAAGCTATAATCAAGCTTACAGAAATCTTATCCAAACACAAAAGGGCGGATGCCTACTACTATCTAGGGGTAGCCTATCAAAACTTGGGCCAATACGAAAACTCCATTATGGCCTTTAGCAACTCATTAAGTGAAGGAGCAGAGTTTAGAGAACTATATAACGACTATGCAATTAGTTTATATCTAAACAAGGAAATAGAAAAAGCCCTAACTATAATTAGACAAGGACTTAAAAAATACCCAGAAGATCCGAGACTATCTTACAACAAGATTCAAATAAATATTAGCTTAGGAAATATGGCAGAAGCGAAAAAAGATATAGATAATCTCTTAACCTTCGATGACCTAACAGATGAAATAATAGAAAATCTTGCTATAATGAAAGAACAATTTCATTTATAA
- the zapA gene encoding cell division protein ZapA, with protein MSEYKVDVKIDGKTYTLVSKEPKENIKDIAEIFDRKIQEVKSNRLTFDRQLVLAGVNITDDLYRLAEKYKSLKEESEVPLRDYPKLKEEVDLIRSEKDKLLRESLEDKERLDELDKENSKLKRDLVRYKDSKETIDKLKNEVKRLQVEVMDLSKENDSLKGKL; from the coding sequence TTGAGCGAATATAAAGTTGATGTCAAAATAGACGGCAAGACCTACACCCTAGTCTCCAAGGAGCCTAAGGAAAATATTAAAGATATAGCAGAAATATTTGATAGGAAAATCCAAGAAGTTAAATCCAATAGGCTTACTTTTGATAGGCAACTAGTATTGGCTGGTGTAAATATTACAGATGACCTCTATAGACTTGCCGAAAAGTATAAGAGTCTTAAGGAAGAAAGCGAAGTTCCTCTAAGAGACTATCCTAAGCTAAAAGAAGAAGTAGACTTAATCAGAAGCGAGAAGGATAAGCTTCTTAGAGAAAGCTTGGAGGATAAAGAAAGACTTGATGAGCTAGATAAGGAAAATTCTAAGCTTAAGAGAGATCTTGTAAGATACAAGGATTCTAAAGAGACTATAGATAAACTCAAAAATGAAGTCAAAAGACTTCAAGTAGAAGTAATGGACCTTAGCAAGGAAAATGACAGCTTGAAAGGAAAACTTTGA
- a CDS encoding peptidase U32 family protein: protein MAKSEILAPVGNEEMLYAGLAAGASSFYMAVDDFGARAYAKNFDIENVGSFIDLIHLFGKKVFVTMNILIKDEEMEKAVYYAKKLYECGADALIIQDLGLFTILKDQVPGMDLHASTQMAVRDYYGAKSLMDMGFDRVVIARETPIEELRKIATLPVEKEVFVHGSLCVSYSGECLMSSYFGARSANRGRCAGICRQKYSLIADGKTLADDYFLNMRDLNVIDQIDQLVDLGIDCFKIEGRMKSPEYVYASVKSYKDKIDKNYYDKNDLRDISNRGYTKGFIFGQKSDYVRLSSDAKHRSVGKVIKEGNKKYFINSSELLLGDNLEIITDKGKKLPYTLTENLKKESKIYLDQYPDAKEGSDVYILNSKKIGLNLEKALGEYKNLPIRIDFRAKVGEPAEITMTYEDKSISLSTDDNLERAKKISLTEEDLRENLSKFGDDIYKARQINIVMDPDVFIRKKDINRLRREGSAKLKEEILKSFRRDEIDIEIPEVGKNKNHKKEVNAELKNTNIIPSLLKDFDNIYLEEYDEKYAGLSLYLILNSHTDYDIDELIAFIKEKSIKGVVFNNYRDLAFVDKFRENNIKIRIGRYLNVFNKFTYDFYDKFAEMTSSSVEATFDSINQNGRDFDVEALAFGRIELMNMVHCPFSTIKKCGLKGCATCKFRNGEMVNENGDRLKIIRREGISRIYPSEASKIDRRNFSTDISLLVQVFSDEDIRDYQDRRETNNLNYDRGVI from the coding sequence ATGGCAAAATCTGAAATCCTAGCTCCAGTTGGTAATGAAGAGATGCTTTATGCAGGCCTTGCCGCTGGGGCTTCTAGCTTTTATATGGCAGTGGACGACTTTGGAGCCCGTGCCTATGCCAAAAACTTTGATATAGAAAATGTGGGAAGCTTTATCGACCTCATCCACCTATTTGGAAAGAAGGTATTTGTGACTATGAATATCTTAATCAAGGATGAGGAGATGGAAAAGGCGGTATACTACGCCAAAAAGCTCTACGAATGCGGGGCAGATGCCCTCATAATCCAAGATCTGGGCCTATTTACCATCCTAAAAGACCAAGTGCCTGGAATGGATCTACATGCTTCAACCCAAATGGCCGTAAGAGACTATTACGGAGCGAAAAGCCTCATGGATATGGGTTTTGATAGGGTAGTTATTGCTAGAGAGACCCCAATCGAGGAGCTTAGAAAGATTGCTACCCTTCCTGTAGAAAAGGAAGTCTTCGTCCACGGGTCCTTGTGCGTATCTTACTCTGGAGAATGTTTGATGAGCTCATACTTTGGAGCTCGTTCTGCCAATAGGGGGAGATGTGCTGGGATTTGTAGGCAAAAATACTCCCTTATAGCAGATGGGAAAACTTTGGCTGATGATTATTTCCTTAATATGAGAGACCTGAATGTCATAGATCAAATCGATCAGTTAGTAGACCTCGGCATAGATTGCTTCAAGATCGAAGGCAGGATGAAAAGTCCAGAATATGTCTATGCTAGTGTAAAAAGCTATAAGGATAAGATAGATAAAAATTATTACGACAAAAATGATTTAAGAGATATATCAAACAGAGGCTACACCAAGGGCTTTATCTTTGGACAAAAGAGTGATTATGTAAGACTTTCATCTGATGCCAAGCATAGGTCTGTGGGGAAAGTCATCAAAGAAGGAAATAAAAAGTACTTCATTAATTCATCCGAACTTCTTCTAGGAGATAATCTAGAGATAATCACAGATAAGGGCAAGAAATTACCCTATACCTTGACCGAAAATCTAAAGAAAGAGTCTAAGATTTATCTCGACCAATATCCAGACGCCAAGGAAGGCTCTGACGTATATATCTTAAATTCAAAAAAGATAGGACTTAACTTAGAAAAGGCTCTAGGTGAATATAAAAATCTTCCGATAAGAATTGACTTTAGGGCCAAGGTAGGCGAGCCTGCAGAGATTACCATGACCTATGAGGATAAGTCAATTAGTCTAAGTACAGATGACAATCTAGAAAGGGCTAAGAAGATTTCTCTGACAGAAGAAGACTTAAGGGAAAACTTAAGTAAGTTCGGAGACGATATCTATAAGGCAAGGCAAATTAATATAGTCATGGATCCAGATGTCTTCATTAGAAAAAAGGACATCAACAGATTAAGAAGAGAAGGATCTGCTAAGCTTAAAGAAGAAATCCTCAAATCCTTTAGGAGAGATGAGATAGATATAGAAATCCCTGAAGTTGGTAAAAATAAAAACCACAAGAAGGAAGTAAATGCAGAGCTTAAAAATACTAATATAATCCCAAGTCTCCTAAAAGACTTCGATAATATTTACCTAGAAGAATATGACGAGAAATATGCTGGCCTTAGTCTTTATCTAATCCTTAATTCCCACACAGACTACGATATAGATGAGCTTATAGCCTTCATTAAGGAAAAATCTATCAAGGGTGTAGTCTTCAATAACTATAGAGATCTTGCCTTTGTTGATAAATTCAGGGAAAATAATATAAAAATTAGGATAGGCAGATACCTAAATGTCTTCAATAAATTTACCTACGATTTTTACGATAAGTTCGCTGAGATGACTTCATCATCGGTAGAAGCGACATTCGATTCTATAAATCAAAACGGCAGAGACTTTGATGTAGAAGCCCTAGCCTTCGGAAGAATTGAGCTTATGAATATGGTCCATTGTCCATTTTCTACAATCAAGAAGTGTGGCCTAAAGGGGTGTGCTACTTGTAAGTTTAGAAATGGAGAAATGGTAAATGAAAATGGCGATAGGCTTAAGATAATAAGAAGAGAAGGGATAAGTAGGATTTATCCATCTGAGGCATCTAAGATAGATAGGAGAAACTTTTCTACTGATATATCCCTACTAGTCCAGGTCTTTTCGGATGAAGATATAAGAGATTACCAAGACAGAAGAGAAACTAACAATCTGAATTACGATAGAGGTGTTATTTAA
- the argS gene encoding arginine--tRNA ligase, which yields MTDFKEIIAKQLEKMDLGLSFEEIYKLIEIPPQDNMGDYSFPCFSLAKTLRKNPAIIAEDLAKGFDLDGFEKIENLNAYLNFYVDRKVFEEEILKEILEKKEKYGSSDKGNGKNIVIDFSSVNIAKPFHIGHIRSTVIGDALRNIHDFLGYNTIASNYIGDYGTQFGTMIAAYKLWGDEEKLKENPIKELLALYVRYNSEAANDEKMMDEARAEFMNLENGEEEATRLWKHFKEISFNEFDRVYKMLDIDFDNYNGESYHSEFIPDVLEELKEKNLLVESDGAYIVDLSEFDLPPAIIIKSNGSSAYITRDIATAINRKKVYDFDKNLYVVATQQNLHFQQLFAILKLMGYDFYDDCKHIPFGMVSLKDQTLSTRKGQVVFLEDVLNKAIDKTKEIMENRDSKIENVGEVAEIVGIGAVKFQELYNNRIKDYVFDWDEVLNFDGETGPYVQYTYARAKSVLRKADFKENTEISFDNITSDEEFALVKALGNFKDVVAKAAEKYEPSLITRHLTEIAKNFNKFYNACQINVEDEKIKEERLALSYATSIVIKTGLGLLGIKTVEQM from the coding sequence ATGACAGATTTTAAAGAAATAATCGCAAAACAACTAGAGAAAATGGACCTAGGCTTAAGCTTTGAGGAGATTTATAAGCTAATAGAAATCCCACCTCAAGATAATATGGGAGATTACTCATTTCCTTGCTTTAGCCTAGCTAAGACTTTAAGAAAGAACCCTGCCATAATAGCAGAAGACTTGGCCAAAGGATTTGACCTAGACGGGTTTGAAAAAATAGAAAACCTAAACGCCTATCTTAACTTCTATGTGGATAGGAAGGTCTTTGAAGAAGAAATCCTAAAGGAAATCCTAGAAAAGAAAGAAAAATACGGCTCATCAGATAAGGGAAATGGCAAAAATATTGTCATAGATTTCTCTTCTGTAAATATAGCTAAGCCATTTCATATAGGCCATATCAGGTCGACTGTAATAGGAGATGCATTAAGAAATATCCATGATTTTTTAGGTTACAATACCATAGCAAGTAACTATATAGGAGACTACGGTACTCAATTTGGAACAATGATTGCAGCTTATAAGCTTTGGGGCGATGAAGAAAAGCTTAAGGAAAATCCTATCAAGGAACTTCTAGCTCTTTATGTAAGATACAATAGTGAGGCGGCAAATGATGAAAAGATGATGGATGAAGCTAGGGCTGAGTTTATGAATCTTGAAAACGGAGAAGAGGAAGCTACTAGACTTTGGAAGCATTTTAAGGAAATTTCATTCAATGAATTTGATAGGGTCTACAAGATGCTCGATATCGACTTCGACAATTACAATGGAGAAAGCTACCACTCTGAATTTATCCCAGATGTTTTAGAAGAGCTTAAGGAGAAAAATCTCTTGGTAGAGTCTGACGGAGCCTATATAGTAGACCTATCAGAATTTGACCTACCACCAGCAATTATAATCAAGTCAAATGGCTCATCAGCTTATATCACAAGAGACATAGCAACTGCTATTAACAGGAAGAAAGTCTATGACTTTGATAAGAACCTATATGTAGTAGCAACCCAACAAAACCTCCACTTCCAACAACTTTTTGCAATCCTAAAACTAATGGGCTACGACTTCTATGACGATTGCAAACACATTCCATTCGGTATGGTAAGCCTAAAAGATCAAACCCTATCCACAAGAAAGGGCCAAGTAGTCTTCCTAGAAGATGTACTAAATAAGGCTATCGATAAGACTAAAGAAATAATGGAAAATCGTGATAGTAAGATTGAAAATGTAGGAGAAGTAGCAGAGATTGTAGGAATCGGAGCAGTTAAGTTCCAAGAACTCTACAACAATAGAATCAAGGACTATGTATTCGATTGGGACGAGGTCCTAAACTTTGACGGAGAGACTGGACCTTATGTACAGTATACCTATGCAAGGGCTAAGTCAGTTCTAAGAAAAGCAGACTTTAAGGAAAATACAGAAATATCCTTCGATAATATAACAAGCGATGAAGAATTCGCCCTAGTTAAAGCTTTGGGTAATTTTAAAGACGTAGTAGCTAAGGCGGCTGAAAAATACGAGCCATCATTAATAACAAGACACCTAACAGAAATAGCTAAAAACTTCAACAAATTCTACAATGCCTGCCAAATCAATGTAGAAGATGAAAAGATTAAAGAAGAAAGATTAGCCCTAAGCTATGCAACATCAATTGTCATAAAAACAGGACTAGGACTACTAGGGATTAAGACTGTGGAGCAAATGTAA